The proteins below come from a single Eucalyptus grandis isolate ANBG69807.140 chromosome 3, ASM1654582v1, whole genome shotgun sequence genomic window:
- the LOC104439203 gene encoding bidirectional sugar transporter SWEET5, with translation MMSTKYELVFIPSPDLGHLLLAVEMAKLLVDRDERLLITVLIMKLPFDSEIDFHVESLTTSITTGIHFILLNVLHRHNAQQDNRRNFHAVLNERSSIPSSQNSSSISKDSCPTFITISKKKKAAGFKPDPYVATVLNCAMWVFYGLCPKGSLLVLIINAFGLGIELIYVGIFFLYTPWNRRRNILLALLIELIFMAALVALCRSFALVETLCIIFNIVMYTSPLTIMSRVIQTKSVKYMPLYLSLAMFLNGITWAVYALLKFKPFVLVPNGLGALLGLVQLILYATYYKTTKLDEPENPMLNSPKLKAETLN, from the exons ATGATGAGTACTAAATACGAGCTCGTGTTCATCCCATCGCCAGACCTTGGCCACCTGCTCTTGGCTGTGGAGATGGCCAAGCTCCTCGTCGACCGCGACGAGCGGCTCTTAATCACCGTCCTCATCATGAAGTTGCCCTTTGACTCTGAGATTGACTTCCATGTGGAGTCGCTCACCACTTCCATCACCACCGGCATCCACTTCATCCTCTTAAATGT TTTGCATAGACACAATGCACAACAGGACAACAGGAGAAACTTCCATGCCGTTCTAAACGAAAGGTCATCGATCCCCTCGAGCCAAAACTCTTCATCCATCTCGAAGGATTCGTG CCCGACATTTATCACGATatcgaagaagaaaaaggcagcAGGATTCAAGCCGGATCCATATGTCGCGACAGTACTCAACTGCGCAATGTGGGTGTTCTATGGTTTGTGCCCTAAAGGAAGCCTGCTTGTCCTCATAATCAATGCTTTTGGTCTTGGTATCGAGCTCATCTATGTTGGGATATTCTTCTTGTATACTCCATGGAACAGACGT CGGAATATCTTGCTTGCACTCCTCATTGAACTGATCTTTATGGCTGCATTAGTTGCCTTATGTAGGAGTTTTGCACTCGTTGAAACGTTGTGTATCATCTTCAACATAGTGATGTATACTTCGCCATTGACAATTATG AGCCGAGTCATCCAGACAAAGAGCGTCAAGTACATGCCTTTATATCTATCGCTCGCCATGTTCTTAAATGGCATCACTTGGGCTGTCTATGCGCTCCTCAAATTCAAACCCTTTGTCCTG GTGCCGAATGGTTTGGGAGCCTTGTTGGGTCTGGTGCAGCTGATTCTCTATGCAACATACTACAAAACCACCAAGTTGGACGAGCCGGAGAATCCGATGTTGAACTCTCCAAAGCTTAAGGCCGAGACACTTAATTGA